The Spirochaetaceae bacterium genome has a window encoding:
- a CDS encoding ABC transporter permease, translating into MIERTGRFTDFFLRLWRQKPLGTISGMVILILIVVAIFADVIAPYPYAEVHPADRLQGSSARYLLGTDYIGRDFLSRLLYGARISLLVGLAATTLNVLVAVLIGGVSGFLGGKPDLVMQRFVDAWMAFPGLLLLLTIMSIAGQGLTQIILVLGITGGIGSSRVARAAVIGVKENDYFLATRVVGTRRTGTLIRHVLPNIMAPLIIIFSINIGGVIISEASLSFLGFGLPPQIPSWGGMLSREGRHYMEQAPWLALWPGLCLTIVVYSLNMFGDAVRDLLDPRLRGAAGRLDAHPAP; encoded by the coding sequence ATGATTGAGCGAACCGGCCGGTTTACCGATTTCTTCCTCCGGCTGTGGCGGCAAAAGCCGCTCGGGACGATCAGTGGCATGGTCATCCTGATCCTGATTGTGGTGGCGATCTTTGCCGACGTTATCGCCCCTTATCCCTATGCCGAGGTGCACCCGGCGGACCGGCTGCAGGGCTCATCTGCCCGCTATCTCCTGGGTACCGATTACATCGGGCGAGACTTCCTGAGCCGGCTGCTCTACGGGGCCCGTATTTCGTTGCTGGTCGGCCTGGCCGCGACCACGCTGAACGTGCTGGTGGCCGTGCTGATCGGCGGAGTTTCAGGATTTCTTGGCGGCAAACCGGACCTGGTCATGCAGCGCTTCGTGGATGCCTGGATGGCTTTTCCGGGTCTGCTGCTGTTGTTGACGATCATGTCCATAGCGGGCCAGGGCCTGACCCAGATCATCCTGGTCCTGGGGATAACGGGCGGCATCGGCAGCTCGAGAGTAGCCCGAGCCGCGGTAATCGGCGTCAAGGAGAACGACTACTTTCTGGCCACCAGGGTCGTGGGGACGCGCAGGACCGGAACCCTGATCCGCCATGTACTGCCCAATATCATGGCGCCCCTGATCATCATCTTCAGCATCAACATCGGCGGCGTGATCATCAGTGAAGCCAGCTTGAGCTTTCTCGGATTCGGTCTGCCTCCCCAGATTCCCAGTTGGGGCGGGATGCTGAGCCGGGAAGGGCGTCACTACATGGAGCAGGCGCCCTGGCTGGCGCTGTGGCCGGGGCTCTGCCTGACCATCGTCGTCTACTCCCTCAACATGTTCGGTGACGCGGTGCGAGACCTGCTCGACCCGCGGCTCAGAGGCGCCGCCGGCCGCCTCGACGCGCACCCCGCCCCATAG